Proteins co-encoded in one Vidua chalybeata isolate OUT-0048 chromosome 18, bVidCha1 merged haplotype, whole genome shotgun sequence genomic window:
- the SSH1 gene encoding protein phosphatase Slingshot homolog 1 isoform X3, whose protein sequence is MKCPFWIHGCRVLLFRHGFSVSTAGRMHIFKPVSVQAMWSALQILHKACEVARRYNYFPGGVALVWATYYESCISSDQSCINEWNAMQDLESTRPDSPALFVDKPTERERTERLIKAKLRSIMTSKDLENVTSKEIRNELEKHMNCNLKEFKEFIDNEMLLILGQMDKPSLIFDHLYLGSEWNASNLEELQGSGIDYILNVTREIDNFFPGLFAYHNIRVYDEETTDLLAHWNEAYHFINKAKKNHSKCLVHCKMGVSRSASTVIAYAMKEFGWSLEKAYNYVKQKRSITRPNAGFMRQLLEYEGILDASKQRHNKLWKQQAESNLPQNTDGTTGSGDFLLESLDIDLENRLADLDMPSQSAYLDNRASSDGSVGFGYCFRRLSDTLLENKIPGDREGFFHMEQLERDALVGQPPSAPSQGRLLEMEKAPERAEPLAELGGFCEKEAKKKLDFSPRKGRMVLGEPGEDGVREENPMEKWKRRLSMHKEESRLNRENLNNNNSKRSCPEDFEHDAVFGILSKVKPSYQSCTDCMYSSAGLGPDSFGEQCERLGAVRRSSTICTQPPLLSHLHSHLMEHLPSRAPPEEPDRTKHNEAPLPLAPGAGAVEVGTCRSLDQHCGLLERGKDAPKTPEKTLLPKRNSHCDRSLLHAEVVREESLARKDPRPTKDLKYLLFSKDLEKPSANSYLMQHQESLLQLQKAGLVRKHTKELERLKSLPSDASALLRDSPLGRVDSSIVEESEDLMSHPGLVPLLAPAPLVPGDAENEVEKLGVKRVLEGISQKTSTPAGCRPEHTSSFTKDFLKTICYTPSSSRSSNLTRSSSSDSIHSVRGKPGLVKQRTQEIETRLRLAGLTVSSPLKRSNSLAKLGCLNLSSEDLSSDVDVATITDSKEAVSSECSVLCEPPLRSADGTSKPGLKPLPGNLKNTLWMGKS, encoded by the exons ATGAAGTGCCCATTTTGGATTCATGGCTGCAGAGTCCTCTTATTCAGACA TGGCTTCAGCGtgagcactgcagggaggaTGCACATCTTCAAACCTGTGTCGGTGCAAGCCATGTG GTCTGCTTTACAGATCCTCCACAAAGCCTGTGAAGTTGCCAGGAGGTACAACTACTTCCCAGGGGGGGTGGCCTTAGTGTGGGCCACCTACTACGAGAGCTGCATCAGCTCGGACCAGAGCTGCATCAACGAGTGGAACGCCATGCAGGACCTGGAGTCCACCCGCCCCGACTCCCCAGCCCTCTTTGTTGACAA GCCGACGGAAAGGGAACGAACGGAGCGGCTCATTAAAGCCAAGCTCCGGAGCATCATGACCAGCAAAGACCTGGAAAATGTGACTTCCAAGGag ATCCGAAACGAGCTGGAGAAACACATGAACTGCAACTTGAAGGAATTCAAGGAATTTATAGACAATGAAATGCTGCTGATCCTGGGACAGATGGACAAACCTTCCCTGATTTTTGATCATTTGTACCTG GGCTCCGAGTGGAACGCTTCCaacctggaggagctgcagggctcagg CATTGACTACATCCTGAACGTCACCCGGGAAATCGACAACTTCTTCCCAGGCCTGTTCGCGTACCACAACATCCGGGTGTACGACGAGGAGACCACGGACCTGCTGGCACACTGGAACGAGGCTTATCACTTCATCAACAAGGCCAA GAAGAATCACTCCAAGTGCCTGGTGCACTGCAAGATGGGTGTGAGCCGCTCCGCATCCACCGTCATCGCCTACGCCATGAAGGAGTTCGGCTGGTCCCTGGAAAAGGCCTACAATTACGTGAAGCAGAAGCGCAGCATCACGCGGCCCAACGCCGGCTTCATGCGGCAGCTGCTGGAGTACGAGGGCATTTTGGATGCCAG CAAGCAGCGCCACAATAAACTGTggaagcagcaggcagagagcaaCCTGCCCCAGAACACCGATGGCACCACGGGGTCGGGAGACTTCTTACTGGAGAGCTTGGACATCGACCTGGAAAACCGCCTGGCTGACCTGGACATGCCTTCCCAGTCTGCCTACCTGGACAACCGTGCCAGCTCCGACGGGTCCGTGGGCTTCGGTTACTGCTTCCGCCGCCTCTCGGACACGCTGCTGGAGAACAAGattcctggggacagggagggcttCTTCCacatggagcagctggagcGGGATGCCCTGGTAGGACAGCCTCCATCTGCACCATCCCAGGggaggctgctggagatggaaaAGGCCCCGGAGAGAGCGGAGccactggcagagctgggcgGCTTCTGTGAGAAAGAGGCGAAGAAGAAACTGGACTTCAGCCccaggaagggaaggatggTCCTTGGGGAGCCAGGGGAGGATGGTGTCAGGGAGGAAAATCCCATGGAAAAGTGGAAGCGGCGTTTGTCCATGCACAAGGAGGAGAGCAGGCTCAATAGGGAGAACTTGaataacaacaacagcaaaaggagTTGCCCAGAGGATTTTGAG cacGATGCCGTGTTTGGGATCCTCAGCAAGGTGAAGCCTTCCTACCAGTCCTGCACTGACTGCATGTATTCCTCAGCGGGACTGGGCCCCGACTCCTTCGGGGAGCAGTGCGAGAGGCTCGGCGCCGTGCGGCGCAGCAGCACCATCTGCACCCAGCCCCCCCTCCTGTCCCACCTGCACTCCCACCTGATGGAACACCTGCCCAGCAGGGCACCCCCCGAGGAGCCAGACAGAACTAAACATAATGAGGCTCCGCTCCCCCTGGcgccaggagctggggctgtggaggtTGGCACGTGCAGGTCACTGGATCAGCACTGCGGCCTtttggagagagggaaagatgCGCCAAAAACCCCGGAAAAGACTCTGCTGCCCAAGAGAAACTCCCACTGTGACAGGAGCCTCCTTCACGCAGAGGTGGTAAGGGAAGAGTCTCTGGCCAGAAAGGACCCCAGACCTACCAAGGACCTGAAGTACCTGTTGTTCAGCAAAGACTTGGAAAAGCCGAGCGCCAACAGTTACTTGATGCAGCACCAGGAGTcgctgctccagctgcagaaagcagggTTGGTCAGGAAGCACACCAAAGAGCTGGAGCGCCTCAAGAGCCTGCCCTCGGACGCCTCGGCGCTGCTCCGGGACAGTCCCCTGGGCAGGGTCGACTCCAGCATCGTGGAGGAAAGCGAGGACTTGATGTCCCATCCCGGCCTTGTGCCTCTCCTGGCACCGGCCCCACTGGTGCCCGGAGACGCTGAGAATGAGGTGGAGAAGCTGGGGGTGAAGCGTGTGCTGGAGGGGATCTCCCAGAAAACCTCCACACCGGCCGGGTGCCGCCCGGAGCACACGAGCAGCTTCACCAAGGACTTCCTGAAGACCATCTGCTACaccccctcctcctcccgcaGCTCCAACCTGACACGGAGCTCCAGCAGCGACAGCATCCACAGCGTGCGGGGCAAGCCCGGGCTGGTGAAGCAGCGCACGCAGGAGATCGAGACCAGGCTGCGCCTGGCCGGCCTCACCGTGTCCTCACCCCTGAAAAGGTCCAATTCCCTCGCCAAGCTGGGATGTCTTAACCTGTCCTCCGAGGACTTGTCGAGTGACGTGGACGTGGCCACCATCACGGACTCCAAGGAGGCCGTGTCCAGCGAGTGCTCCGTGCTCTGTGAGCCCCCGCTGAGGAGCGCGGACGGCACCTCCAAACCAGGGCTGAAGCCTCTGCCTGGGAACTTGAAGAACACGCTTTGGATGGGCAAAAGTTGA
- the SSH1 gene encoding protein phosphatase Slingshot homolog 1 isoform X2 gives MNLFNFPDFCLTLGPPRCCRCAKKTNPNYLSESFFMVKGAALFLQQGNSSQGQRSLQHPHRHAGDLPQHLQVMINLLRCEDRIKLAVRLESVWTDRVRYMVVVYSSGRQDTEENILLGVDFSSKESKSCTIGMVLRLWSDTKIHLDGDGGFSVSTAGRMHIFKPVSVQAMWSALQILHKACEVARRYNYFPGGVALVWATYYESCISSDQSCINEWNAMQDLESTRPDSPALFVDKPTERERTERLIKAKLRSIMTSKDLENVTSKEIRNELEKHMNCNLKEFKEFIDNEMLLILGQMDKPSLIFDHLYLGSEWNASNLEELQGSGIDYILNVTREIDNFFPGLFAYHNIRVYDEETTDLLAHWNEAYHFINKAKKNHSKCLVHCKMGVSRSASTVIAYAMKEFGWSLEKAYNYVKQKRSITRPNAGFMRQLLEYEGILDASKQRHNKLWKQQAESNLPQNTDGTTGSGDFLLESLDIDLENRLADLDMPSQSAYLDNRASSDGSVGFGYCFRRLSDTLLENKIPGDREGFFHMEQLERDALVGQPPSAPSQGRLLEMEKAPERAEPLAELGGFCEKEAKKKLDFSPRKGRMVLGEPGEDGVREENPMEKWKRRLSMHKEESRLNRENLNNNNSKRSCPEDFEHDAVFGILSKVKPSYQSCTDCMYSSAGLGPDSFGEQCERLGAVRRSSTICTQPPLLSHLHSHLMEHLPSRAPPEEPDRTKHNEAPLPLAPGAGAVEVGTCRSLDQHCGLLERGKDAPKTPEKTLLPKRNSHCDRSLLHAEVVREESLARKDPRPTKDLKYLLFSKDLEKPSANSYLMQHQESLLQLQKAGLVRKHTKELERLKSLPSDASALLRDSPLGRVDSSIVEESEDLMSHPGLVPLLAPAPLVPGDAENEVEKLGVKRVLEGISQKTSTPAGCRPEHTSSFTKDFLKTICYTPSSSRSSNLTRSSSSDSIHSVRGKPGLVKQRTQEIETRLRLAGLTVSSPLKRSNSLAKLGCLNLSSEDLSSDVDVATITDSKEAVSSECSVLCEPPLRSADGTSKPGLKPLPGNLKNTLWMGKS, from the exons ATGAATCTTTTCAATTTCCCCGACTTCTGTCTGACGCTGGGGCCACCACGATGTTGCCGCTGTGCAAAGAAAACCAACCCGAATTA cctcagCGAGAGCTTTTTCATGGTGAAAGGTGCAGCCCTTTTCTTACAGCAAGGAAACAGCTCCCAGGGCCAGCGAAGCCTCCAGCATCCCCACAGACATGCAG GTGACTtgccccagcacctccaggtgATGATCAACCTCCTGCGCTGCGAGGACAGGATCAAACTG GCCGTGCGTTTGGAGAGCGTGTGGACCGACCGCGTGCGCTACATGGTGGTGGTGTACAGCAGCGGGCGGCAGGACACCGAGGAGAACATCCTGCTGGGAGTGGACTTCTCCAGCAAGGAGAG TAAAAGCTGCACTATAGGAATGGTTCTTCGCCTGTGGAGTGATACTAAAATCCATCTGGATGGGGATGG TGGCTTCAGCGtgagcactgcagggaggaTGCACATCTTCAAACCTGTGTCGGTGCAAGCCATGTG GTCTGCTTTACAGATCCTCCACAAAGCCTGTGAAGTTGCCAGGAGGTACAACTACTTCCCAGGGGGGGTGGCCTTAGTGTGGGCCACCTACTACGAGAGCTGCATCAGCTCGGACCAGAGCTGCATCAACGAGTGGAACGCCATGCAGGACCTGGAGTCCACCCGCCCCGACTCCCCAGCCCTCTTTGTTGACAA GCCGACGGAAAGGGAACGAACGGAGCGGCTCATTAAAGCCAAGCTCCGGAGCATCATGACCAGCAAAGACCTGGAAAATGTGACTTCCAAGGag ATCCGAAACGAGCTGGAGAAACACATGAACTGCAACTTGAAGGAATTCAAGGAATTTATAGACAATGAAATGCTGCTGATCCTGGGACAGATGGACAAACCTTCCCTGATTTTTGATCATTTGTACCTG GGCTCCGAGTGGAACGCTTCCaacctggaggagctgcagggctcagg CATTGACTACATCCTGAACGTCACCCGGGAAATCGACAACTTCTTCCCAGGCCTGTTCGCGTACCACAACATCCGGGTGTACGACGAGGAGACCACGGACCTGCTGGCACACTGGAACGAGGCTTATCACTTCATCAACAAGGCCAA GAAGAATCACTCCAAGTGCCTGGTGCACTGCAAGATGGGTGTGAGCCGCTCCGCATCCACCGTCATCGCCTACGCCATGAAGGAGTTCGGCTGGTCCCTGGAAAAGGCCTACAATTACGTGAAGCAGAAGCGCAGCATCACGCGGCCCAACGCCGGCTTCATGCGGCAGCTGCTGGAGTACGAGGGCATTTTGGATGCCAG CAAGCAGCGCCACAATAAACTGTggaagcagcaggcagagagcaaCCTGCCCCAGAACACCGATGGCACCACGGGGTCGGGAGACTTCTTACTGGAGAGCTTGGACATCGACCTGGAAAACCGCCTGGCTGACCTGGACATGCCTTCCCAGTCTGCCTACCTGGACAACCGTGCCAGCTCCGACGGGTCCGTGGGCTTCGGTTACTGCTTCCGCCGCCTCTCGGACACGCTGCTGGAGAACAAGattcctggggacagggagggcttCTTCCacatggagcagctggagcGGGATGCCCTGGTAGGACAGCCTCCATCTGCACCATCCCAGGggaggctgctggagatggaaaAGGCCCCGGAGAGAGCGGAGccactggcagagctgggcgGCTTCTGTGAGAAAGAGGCGAAGAAGAAACTGGACTTCAGCCccaggaagggaaggatggTCCTTGGGGAGCCAGGGGAGGATGGTGTCAGGGAGGAAAATCCCATGGAAAAGTGGAAGCGGCGTTTGTCCATGCACAAGGAGGAGAGCAGGCTCAATAGGGAGAACTTGaataacaacaacagcaaaaggagTTGCCCAGAGGATTTTGAG cacGATGCCGTGTTTGGGATCCTCAGCAAGGTGAAGCCTTCCTACCAGTCCTGCACTGACTGCATGTATTCCTCAGCGGGACTGGGCCCCGACTCCTTCGGGGAGCAGTGCGAGAGGCTCGGCGCCGTGCGGCGCAGCAGCACCATCTGCACCCAGCCCCCCCTCCTGTCCCACCTGCACTCCCACCTGATGGAACACCTGCCCAGCAGGGCACCCCCCGAGGAGCCAGACAGAACTAAACATAATGAGGCTCCGCTCCCCCTGGcgccaggagctggggctgtggaggtTGGCACGTGCAGGTCACTGGATCAGCACTGCGGCCTtttggagagagggaaagatgCGCCAAAAACCCCGGAAAAGACTCTGCTGCCCAAGAGAAACTCCCACTGTGACAGGAGCCTCCTTCACGCAGAGGTGGTAAGGGAAGAGTCTCTGGCCAGAAAGGACCCCAGACCTACCAAGGACCTGAAGTACCTGTTGTTCAGCAAAGACTTGGAAAAGCCGAGCGCCAACAGTTACTTGATGCAGCACCAGGAGTcgctgctccagctgcagaaagcagggTTGGTCAGGAAGCACACCAAAGAGCTGGAGCGCCTCAAGAGCCTGCCCTCGGACGCCTCGGCGCTGCTCCGGGACAGTCCCCTGGGCAGGGTCGACTCCAGCATCGTGGAGGAAAGCGAGGACTTGATGTCCCATCCCGGCCTTGTGCCTCTCCTGGCACCGGCCCCACTGGTGCCCGGAGACGCTGAGAATGAGGTGGAGAAGCTGGGGGTGAAGCGTGTGCTGGAGGGGATCTCCCAGAAAACCTCCACACCGGCCGGGTGCCGCCCGGAGCACACGAGCAGCTTCACCAAGGACTTCCTGAAGACCATCTGCTACaccccctcctcctcccgcaGCTCCAACCTGACACGGAGCTCCAGCAGCGACAGCATCCACAGCGTGCGGGGCAAGCCCGGGCTGGTGAAGCAGCGCACGCAGGAGATCGAGACCAGGCTGCGCCTGGCCGGCCTCACCGTGTCCTCACCCCTGAAAAGGTCCAATTCCCTCGCCAAGCTGGGATGTCTTAACCTGTCCTCCGAGGACTTGTCGAGTGACGTGGACGTGGCCACCATCACGGACTCCAAGGAGGCCGTGTCCAGCGAGTGCTCCGTGCTCTGTGAGCCCCCGCTGAGGAGCGCGGACGGCACCTCCAAACCAGGGCTGAAGCCTCTGCCTGGGAACTTGAAGAACACGCTTTGGATGGGCAAAAGTTGA
- the SSH1 gene encoding protein phosphatase Slingshot homolog 1 isoform X1, which yields MALVTLQRSPTPSAASSASTSEAEVGSDEERRLNVSLSESFFMVKGAALFLQQGNSSQGQRSLQHPHRHAGDLPQHLQVMINLLRCEDRIKLAVRLESVWTDRVRYMVVVYSSGRQDTEENILLGVDFSSKESKSCTIGMVLRLWSDTKIHLDGDGGFSVSTAGRMHIFKPVSVQAMWSALQILHKACEVARRYNYFPGGVALVWATYYESCISSDQSCINEWNAMQDLESTRPDSPALFVDKPTERERTERLIKAKLRSIMTSKDLENVTSKEIRNELEKHMNCNLKEFKEFIDNEMLLILGQMDKPSLIFDHLYLGSEWNASNLEELQGSGIDYILNVTREIDNFFPGLFAYHNIRVYDEETTDLLAHWNEAYHFINKAKKNHSKCLVHCKMGVSRSASTVIAYAMKEFGWSLEKAYNYVKQKRSITRPNAGFMRQLLEYEGILDASKQRHNKLWKQQAESNLPQNTDGTTGSGDFLLESLDIDLENRLADLDMPSQSAYLDNRASSDGSVGFGYCFRRLSDTLLENKIPGDREGFFHMEQLERDALVGQPPSAPSQGRLLEMEKAPERAEPLAELGGFCEKEAKKKLDFSPRKGRMVLGEPGEDGVREENPMEKWKRRLSMHKEESRLNRENLNNNNSKRSCPEDFEHDAVFGILSKVKPSYQSCTDCMYSSAGLGPDSFGEQCERLGAVRRSSTICTQPPLLSHLHSHLMEHLPSRAPPEEPDRTKHNEAPLPLAPGAGAVEVGTCRSLDQHCGLLERGKDAPKTPEKTLLPKRNSHCDRSLLHAEVVREESLARKDPRPTKDLKYLLFSKDLEKPSANSYLMQHQESLLQLQKAGLVRKHTKELERLKSLPSDASALLRDSPLGRVDSSIVEESEDLMSHPGLVPLLAPAPLVPGDAENEVEKLGVKRVLEGISQKTSTPAGCRPEHTSSFTKDFLKTICYTPSSSRSSNLTRSSSSDSIHSVRGKPGLVKQRTQEIETRLRLAGLTVSSPLKRSNSLAKLGCLNLSSEDLSSDVDVATITDSKEAVSSECSVLCEPPLRSADGTSKPGLKPLPGNLKNTLWMGKS from the exons cctcagCGAGAGCTTTTTCATGGTGAAAGGTGCAGCCCTTTTCTTACAGCAAGGAAACAGCTCCCAGGGCCAGCGAAGCCTCCAGCATCCCCACAGACATGCAG GTGACTtgccccagcacctccaggtgATGATCAACCTCCTGCGCTGCGAGGACAGGATCAAACTG GCCGTGCGTTTGGAGAGCGTGTGGACCGACCGCGTGCGCTACATGGTGGTGGTGTACAGCAGCGGGCGGCAGGACACCGAGGAGAACATCCTGCTGGGAGTGGACTTCTCCAGCAAGGAGAG TAAAAGCTGCACTATAGGAATGGTTCTTCGCCTGTGGAGTGATACTAAAATCCATCTGGATGGGGATGG TGGCTTCAGCGtgagcactgcagggaggaTGCACATCTTCAAACCTGTGTCGGTGCAAGCCATGTG GTCTGCTTTACAGATCCTCCACAAAGCCTGTGAAGTTGCCAGGAGGTACAACTACTTCCCAGGGGGGGTGGCCTTAGTGTGGGCCACCTACTACGAGAGCTGCATCAGCTCGGACCAGAGCTGCATCAACGAGTGGAACGCCATGCAGGACCTGGAGTCCACCCGCCCCGACTCCCCAGCCCTCTTTGTTGACAA GCCGACGGAAAGGGAACGAACGGAGCGGCTCATTAAAGCCAAGCTCCGGAGCATCATGACCAGCAAAGACCTGGAAAATGTGACTTCCAAGGag ATCCGAAACGAGCTGGAGAAACACATGAACTGCAACTTGAAGGAATTCAAGGAATTTATAGACAATGAAATGCTGCTGATCCTGGGACAGATGGACAAACCTTCCCTGATTTTTGATCATTTGTACCTG GGCTCCGAGTGGAACGCTTCCaacctggaggagctgcagggctcagg CATTGACTACATCCTGAACGTCACCCGGGAAATCGACAACTTCTTCCCAGGCCTGTTCGCGTACCACAACATCCGGGTGTACGACGAGGAGACCACGGACCTGCTGGCACACTGGAACGAGGCTTATCACTTCATCAACAAGGCCAA GAAGAATCACTCCAAGTGCCTGGTGCACTGCAAGATGGGTGTGAGCCGCTCCGCATCCACCGTCATCGCCTACGCCATGAAGGAGTTCGGCTGGTCCCTGGAAAAGGCCTACAATTACGTGAAGCAGAAGCGCAGCATCACGCGGCCCAACGCCGGCTTCATGCGGCAGCTGCTGGAGTACGAGGGCATTTTGGATGCCAG CAAGCAGCGCCACAATAAACTGTggaagcagcaggcagagagcaaCCTGCCCCAGAACACCGATGGCACCACGGGGTCGGGAGACTTCTTACTGGAGAGCTTGGACATCGACCTGGAAAACCGCCTGGCTGACCTGGACATGCCTTCCCAGTCTGCCTACCTGGACAACCGTGCCAGCTCCGACGGGTCCGTGGGCTTCGGTTACTGCTTCCGCCGCCTCTCGGACACGCTGCTGGAGAACAAGattcctggggacagggagggcttCTTCCacatggagcagctggagcGGGATGCCCTGGTAGGACAGCCTCCATCTGCACCATCCCAGGggaggctgctggagatggaaaAGGCCCCGGAGAGAGCGGAGccactggcagagctgggcgGCTTCTGTGAGAAAGAGGCGAAGAAGAAACTGGACTTCAGCCccaggaagggaaggatggTCCTTGGGGAGCCAGGGGAGGATGGTGTCAGGGAGGAAAATCCCATGGAAAAGTGGAAGCGGCGTTTGTCCATGCACAAGGAGGAGAGCAGGCTCAATAGGGAGAACTTGaataacaacaacagcaaaaggagTTGCCCAGAGGATTTTGAG cacGATGCCGTGTTTGGGATCCTCAGCAAGGTGAAGCCTTCCTACCAGTCCTGCACTGACTGCATGTATTCCTCAGCGGGACTGGGCCCCGACTCCTTCGGGGAGCAGTGCGAGAGGCTCGGCGCCGTGCGGCGCAGCAGCACCATCTGCACCCAGCCCCCCCTCCTGTCCCACCTGCACTCCCACCTGATGGAACACCTGCCCAGCAGGGCACCCCCCGAGGAGCCAGACAGAACTAAACATAATGAGGCTCCGCTCCCCCTGGcgccaggagctggggctgtggaggtTGGCACGTGCAGGTCACTGGATCAGCACTGCGGCCTtttggagagagggaaagatgCGCCAAAAACCCCGGAAAAGACTCTGCTGCCCAAGAGAAACTCCCACTGTGACAGGAGCCTCCTTCACGCAGAGGTGGTAAGGGAAGAGTCTCTGGCCAGAAAGGACCCCAGACCTACCAAGGACCTGAAGTACCTGTTGTTCAGCAAAGACTTGGAAAAGCCGAGCGCCAACAGTTACTTGATGCAGCACCAGGAGTcgctgctccagctgcagaaagcagggTTGGTCAGGAAGCACACCAAAGAGCTGGAGCGCCTCAAGAGCCTGCCCTCGGACGCCTCGGCGCTGCTCCGGGACAGTCCCCTGGGCAGGGTCGACTCCAGCATCGTGGAGGAAAGCGAGGACTTGATGTCCCATCCCGGCCTTGTGCCTCTCCTGGCACCGGCCCCACTGGTGCCCGGAGACGCTGAGAATGAGGTGGAGAAGCTGGGGGTGAAGCGTGTGCTGGAGGGGATCTCCCAGAAAACCTCCACACCGGCCGGGTGCCGCCCGGAGCACACGAGCAGCTTCACCAAGGACTTCCTGAAGACCATCTGCTACaccccctcctcctcccgcaGCTCCAACCTGACACGGAGCTCCAGCAGCGACAGCATCCACAGCGTGCGGGGCAAGCCCGGGCTGGTGAAGCAGCGCACGCAGGAGATCGAGACCAGGCTGCGCCTGGCCGGCCTCACCGTGTCCTCACCCCTGAAAAGGTCCAATTCCCTCGCCAAGCTGGGATGTCTTAACCTGTCCTCCGAGGACTTGTCGAGTGACGTGGACGTGGCCACCATCACGGACTCCAAGGAGGCCGTGTCCAGCGAGTGCTCCGTGCTCTGTGAGCCCCCGCTGAGGAGCGCGGACGGCACCTCCAAACCAGGGCTGAAGCCTCTGCCTGGGAACTTGAAGAACACGCTTTGGATGGGCAAAAGTTGA